AAAGTCTCTAACCTTTGAACCCTGTGGTCCTCGTTcatacttgaacagtttgtgcaTCATCAACGACCAGCTCTTCATCAGAATGGCTACAACGGAGCAGATCAGCAGAGCTTTTGTGCCCCGCCCCCTTCCTCCAGCCCAGTGCCCACCCTCACTGCCCCACAGCAGGAGATGCTCAGCACCTTCTCCCTGAAGTCAGACATGAACCTGGAATGGTCCCTGAAGTAGGTGTCCTCTCCTAATGACGTCTACCAGACTAGGATGAATGTCACAGCTCACTGGTAAACACTGTCTGTGTGATGCAGGTGTTTGCAGGACAACAAGTGGGACTTGAACAAAGCAGCACATATCTTCACTCAGTTAAAGGTGACACGACTCTAAACAATCTACGTCAtggtttaaatgtgctgatgTCTAAAGTAGcaactgtttctgtttcagaCGGCGGGAAAGATCCCAGACGTTCCTAAAGTAAAacatctttgtatttttgtattaaataaagtcaaagTGAACTCATGTGAAGCGTTTGATCAGATATTTGACCTGAAtacttatttaattttttttttattaatccatTTTccgaattcattttttaaaaccattttccgaattaattttccGAATATTTTCCACTAAAATCAAAGTTAAtaccttttaaaatataatttcttttcaaaggaagaagaaaaacattatggttcaatgtctgcttaaataatttaattctcttttttaataaacatttttttcaaataaagtaaaagcaactgttgatttaatgtgatctacagtgactttactttcactgctcattaaatatttattaattagattttttgctgttgtttcagagaacaaaccatcataatttaatcataaattaatttatactcAACAAATTTCTTCTGAAATCCATGaaatcatccacagaccaaatccttcagactgtaactactttattcactcttaaatcaccattaaacacatttattctgactggtttgtcataaagtttataaaaaaagttggttgtgacgtcagcgcaaaagttgagtggttgccaggttgagtattttcccgctgattgtgagattataaaataactaacttagtgatcaaacagtttaacgttggttaaagatgatatttatgttttatttggatgatgaacggatggtttttggggcgtttctgtggatattcaacatatttcatgcggggaatcgtcggttgtatctggcaaccagctagagtcaggaacaaagcagtgaaatggaggacggacagagctggatgatgactaccgttaaactagaagaagaagaaaaagaagaaatattatggagggaagtgaagctgagtgagacggacagtgatgatgatgatgatgatgatgatgaaggctgagCTACATCATCACGACCACCTGTGGGAtggaatgtttgctccaaacttggagaaaagcggagaagaagaaacggaggcgTGTCCGTCCAACCCAAGTATATAAAGCAGCGCCACCCAGCGGCAAAacctgttgtttttcaaaataagttaaaatatctgtcaataaaatgtaaataattcctcaggttcaaccaaacatcactggatttatttaaactgtgttatttactatttatcacAAAGTCAGCAtggtactattttattttgaaaaggtttgtagataaagaaaaaggcttgaaaaatctatttatttatataactggTAAACACTGGGTAATCTACGTCagctattctcaactggtgggtcggagCTCAAAGTAGGTCTTGAACCTGTACTggttgggtcgcagacagctagtcaaaaagaaataaatacctaatgtctctcatttagacttgtctcttaatttgaaagaaacatttttgacaggcattctgcgaaatgcatgttgcacatgatatagatttatatatttttgaaaaaaaaaaaaaatatatatatatgtgtttttgaaaaactacatttgtttggttgaattctaaaaaaaaaaaaagtgggtcacgatttaatgactgtggtaatatgtgggtcccagggtgagaccagttgagaacctctgatccATACAATGGAGCattgtagtcagtaaaaaaaaaaaaaaaaatttgttttccaaattttctttttaaatccgttttccgaattttctttttaaatccgttttccgaattttctttttttttaaaatttgttttccaaattaagttttcttttaaatccgttttccaaattattatttttttttaaatccgttttccgaatcaatttttttttttatatccattTTCCgaagtaatatttttttaaacccgtttttcaaattaatatttttttttttaaattcgttttcgaatatttttttcaaaatccgttttccggattaattttttttaaatccgtttttcgaattaatatttttttcaaaattcgttttccgaattaattttttttttaaatccgttttccgaatttattttttttaatccgttttccaaatgaatattttttttaagtctatttccgaattaatttttttttttttaaatcagtttccgaattaattttttttttttatccattttccaaatgaaaattttttttaaaaatccgtttccgaattaattttttttaaaaatccgttttccgaattattatttttcttaaaacCCGTTTTccgaataattttttttaaaaatccgttttccgaattaatattttttttttttaaatccgttttccgaattaaaatccgttttccaaattatttattttttttaaatccgtttttcgaattaatttttttttaaatccgttttccaaatttatttatttttaatccgttttccaaattaatattttattttaatccgttttccaaatgaatatttttttaaaaaaatccgtttccgaattaattttttttaaaaatccgttttccaaatgaatatttttttttaaaatccatttccgaattaattattattctttttaaatccgtttaacgaattaattttttttttcttgtggggATTATctcgtaatgttttttttttttttttttttttttaatacagagACTGGTTTcgggtcagagttcatcacaatggtgtcatccacagtgctggatattcatccatttattgatttttacttttcaaattaaaatataaagatattaatgatttgcagttggcacaactttaacatgagtgacggacaggtaaagatgatactttagttctagaggacacagtcgtcataaagcatagcttagagtcctggttgaattcatt
This window of the Gouania willdenowi unplaced genomic scaffold, fGouWil2.1 scaffold_376_arrow_ctg1, whole genome shotgun sequence genome carries:
- the LOC114460023 gene encoding nuclear RNA export factor 1-like isoform X1; amino-acid sequence: MRFHLLKHTRLNVVTLLNELPKTQHDIISFTVDVNAYTNTLLSFTVGGVFKEVVVDDKSKESTRFSSQFQQWILVCASSTTSSSSEWLQRSRSAELLCPAPFLQPSAHPHCPTAGDAQHLLPEVRHEPGMVPEVFAGQQVGLEQSSTYLHSVKDGGKDPRRS